Part of the Crossiella cryophila genome, CGATCAGCGGCGCCGACCTGGCCATCTGCCACCTGGAAGTCCCCATCGCCGCCCCCGGTGGCCCGTTCAAGGGCTACCCCAGCTTCAACGCCCCGCCCGAGGTGGTCACCGCGCTGAAGGCCACCGGCTACGACACCTGCTCCACCGCCTCCAACCACACCCTGGACCAGGGCCTCGACGGCGTGAAACGCACCCTGGACGCCCTGGACGCGGCCGGCCTGAAGCACACCGGCTCGGCCCGCACCGCCCCCGAGGCGGCCAAACCGGTGATCTACGAGGTCAACGGCGTCAAGGTCGGCCACATCTCGCACACCTTCGGCTTCAACGGCCTCAAACTCCCCGCCGACAAACCCTGGCTGTCCAACCAGATCTCCGCCGAGTCGGTGCTCAAAGCCGCCCGCGCCACCAAGGCCGCGGGCGCCGAGGTCGTCCTGGCCAGCCTGCACTGGGGCATCGAGTACCGCCACGACCCCACCACCGAGCAGAAACAACTGGCCGCCAAACTCCTCGACGACCCGGCCATCGACCTGATCATCGGCCACCACGCACACGTCGTGCAGCCCATCGCCAAGGTCGCGGGCAAGTGGGTCGCCTACGGCCTGGGCAACCACATCGCCAAGCACGAGGAACCCCGCGGCGTCACCGAGGAGGGCGTGCTGGCCCGCTTCCGCTTCGCCCAGTCCAACAGCGGCTGGCAGGTCACCGCCGACTACCTGCCGACGCTGGTGGACCTGGGCCCGCCGATCCGGCTGCGCACGCTGAAGCCGGGGGAGAACGAGGCAGCCAAGCGGATCGACCGGATCGTGCGCAGCGCGGGCATCACCCCGGCGGACCTGCCGGTGGGAAGCTAGCCCCCGCGTACCGGCGGAACAGGATCGGTGGCGTCCCGCCGGCCTCCCCCTCCCGCAGCGCCGTCCAGCACCGGGCGAACAGCTCCCGCGCCCGCGTGCCGGGCCACGGCCGGGGCAGCAGTTCCAGTGGCAGCAACGGATCCGGCTCCATCACCCTGGTGAGTTCGGCCGCCAGTTCGATCGCGATGACCAGGAGTTCGTCCGGGGAGAGCGCGGTGGTTCCGGTGAGCCGGGCCAGCCGGGGCTCGGCGATCCGGCTGAGCACGCGGTAGCCCTCGGCGATCTCCTCCTGCGGCCAGAGGGCGGCGGCGAGTTCGACCGGGTCGGTGAGCCCGCCCCGGCACAGGTCGGTCGTGGTGCACAGGGTGAGTGCGTCCGGCACGCCGAGTTCGGCCGCCGCCTCCCGCAGGTAGGGCTCCCAGGCGTTGGCGCAGACGTACAGGCCGCCCTGCAGGGGTGCGCCGCCGAGGTGGCGCAGGCACTCGCGCAGTGCGTCCCTGGCCGGGCGGGCCGATTCGGGCACCGCGAAGGCGGCCAGGTGCCAGCGCCCGTCCCAGGGCGCGAGGCCGGTGTCCTGGCGGTAGGCGAGTTGCAGGAAGTCGAGTTCGGGGGCGAGTTCGCGCAGGGTGTCCGCGGCGGCGTGCAGCACGGCCTTGCGCCCCCGGCCCTCGTGGGTGAACCGGCCCTCGGTGACCAGGCGTTTCACGCACAGCCGGACTTGCTGCTCGCTCATCCCGAACAGCTCGGCCACCCGGTACAGCTCATCGGCGCCAACCGTGCCGTCCACCCGGATCAACGCGTGCACCAGCAGTCTGGTGGTCACCTGCATGACGGTAAAACTATCATATCTACAACGACCGTTCCGTCAGTGATAGTTTCGCGCTCATGGGTGTCAAAGTGCTGATCACGGTCCTGGTGGTGGCCCTGGGGCTGGGTGGGCTGCTGCTGTGGCAGCACTCCTACGACCTGCACGAGCAGCAGGTCACCATCGAGCAGGACGGCCACCGGCTGCACGGCGTGCTGGCCAGACCACGGGACGGCCGCCAGCGGCACGGCCTGGTGGTGCACCTGCACGGCGACGGCCCGGTCGAGGCCACCCATGACGGTGACTACCGGCCGATCTGGGAGGCCAACGCCAAGGCCGGCTACGCCACCCTGTCCTGGCACAAACCCGGCGTGGCAGGCGCACCCGGCAACTGGCTGGACCAGTCCATGGACGACCGGGCCACCGAGGCCCTCGTCGCCATCGCCTGGGCCCGCGCCCGCCCGGACATCGACGCCGACCGGATCGGCCTGTGGGGCGCCAGTCAGGCGGGCTGGGTGCTGCCCAAGATCGCCGCCCAGACCCGGCTGCGCTTCGTGCTGGCCGTCTCACCCGCGATCAACTGGCTCCAGCAGGGCCGCCACCACCTGCTCGCCACCCTGCGCGCCGAGGGCGCCACCCAGACCAGGATCGAAGCCGAGATCACCCGCAGCGACACCATCCGAAACCTGCTGACCAGGCAGGCGAGCCACCAGGAATACGTCAAGGCAATGGGCGACGACCCGAACCCCCTGACCCCCGACCACTGGCGCTTCATCACCAGAAACCACACCGCCGACGCCACCGCGGACCTGCCCGCCCTGCGCGGCATCCCGGTCCTGCTCACCCTGGCGGGCCACGACCGCAACGTGGACACCGCGGACACCGAACGCGCCTACCGCGCCGCCCTGTCCGAAGCAGGCGCCCTCACCGTCCGGCACTACCCCGACGCGGCCCACTCCCTGGTCAAGGACAACATCGAACGCTCAGACCTCCAACTCACCCTCACCGCCCTGTTCGCCCCCAGGGCCCTCTTCGCCACCGGCCACCTGACCGACCAGCAACAGTTCCTGCACGCCCTGGGCTAGGCCGCCGCCGCTCCCCGCTTCCGGAGCAGGTCCACCAGCGTCAGACCGGTGTTCTCGCCGACCAGCGTCTTGGCCAGTTCCGCCCGCGCGGCAAGCTCCAGCGGGCCCAACCCCTCGCCAAAGTAGGCGTGCGCGATCCGGTCCAGCCCGGCACCCAGCAATGGCGCGGCCGTGCGCAGGGTGGCGTCCAGCGTGACGCTTGAGGTCGAGCCGCCGTGCAGCACGATGTTGCGTGCCCGGTAGAGCCGCCGGAGCGTGATCCGCACTGCGGCTGTCAGTTCCCCGACCACCCGCTTCGGCTCGGCCACACATGCCGCCAACCGCTGCGCCGCGACCTGGTCACCGTGTCGCGTGCGCCCATGGAAGCGCAGGTTGGCCACGCCGTTCCTGGTGATCTCGTCGAACAGGACCAGGGCCTGCGCCCTGCTGGTGGTGCAGACATCCCGACGCTCGGACAACTCGTCCATCTCGTCCTTGCGGCCATGCCTGCGCACCAGGGTGGTCAACTCCGCGCGTGGCCAGGAGCAGGCCACGATCGCGGCGAGGCGGTCCGCGGCCACGGCTTTGCCGCTGCGTTCACCCGCGGGGATGGGATCGCCCGGATGGCAGAGCAGCGACTCGATCGCCGCCCACGCCCCGGCCAGCGCGGTGCCAGGGGCGCCGGTCTGGTTCACCGGCGAGGCCAGTTCCAGGGCGTCGTCCACGGGGTTGCGTGGCCGCGCGACGTCGTATAGCTGGCCCTGGTGCGCGAGCGAGAGCACATCCGCGTGCCGGGCGGGCCCTACCAGGGGAAGGGGCTCGGGATGGCCGCTGACCCACAGCGTCGGGGAGGCGGTGACCTGGCCTCGGTACCGGCGGGAGAAGCGCGAGCGCGCGACAATGCGTTCGAACAGCTGTCGCGCCTTGTCCGCGGCGCCGTGGTGATCTTGTGCGGAGATCCGGTAGAGGAAACCGCCCTGTGCTCGAACCCCGCTCGTGGAATGTCCTTCACGCTTGAGCCAGTTGATGACTTCTGAATTATTCAGCCAGTCAGGGGTATTTTCCGCGCTCGACCGGTTGGGTATTGAGTTGAGTAGCAACAGAACATGAAAGTTTCGTGGCGGGATTCGGGCAAGGCCAGCCGCGCTGGCAATAATCGCCTCTGTGTGGGTATTTTTCGAACGCAACCCGGACAGCCACTGGGTGCCTAGGAACTGTGCGGTATAGCCGAGGTCCAGCAGATGCGCGGCGAGCGTGCGGGCCAGGCGCTCGGGCTTCACCTGTGCGCCCTCGGCCACCCGGTCAGCCCATCGGTCCAGGTAGCCGTCGCGCGCGTGATCGATCAGCTCCCGAAGTCGCCGGTGTCCGGGGCTGGGGTCGGTCAGGGTGTCCGAGTCGAGCAGCTGGACCATCTCCCGGCGCAGTGCCTTGTCACCCATCCCGAGGTCCGGCCCAAGCAGGCGGGCGAGCTGATGTCGCTGCCAATCAATGGCGCTGCCGGAAATGACCTTCCGGGACTGCCAGCTCACTGATTCCCACAGCTCCTCCAGTGTCAAGATCGATCCGATGTCCCACAGTCTTCTGGTCCACAGCACGCCATCGACTTGACAGAAGTCGGTGAGGCGGGCGAGCACGTGCTGGGCGTATTCGGGGTTTGCCGGTTGCACGGGATTGAGGTTAGCGGGTATAGTGGGAGTCACCCACGGGGGGTCCTCGCCGAAATGGCCAGGCCCCCCGGTTTTTTTTTGGGTTCACCAAAGCTGATGCCGGGCTGTTGCGTGCCCGCCTGTCAACAAGCAACCATCTGTGCGCTGAAGTGGTTAGTGATTGCCAGTCCCTGCCAGTGCTGGAGGTCATCATGCGCACAGCCCTGCTCGCCCTAGCCGCCGTGCTCGCCCTCATCCCGGCCGCCCCCGCTCACGCGGCCACCACCGCCGCCCCACCCACCGCCGCCCAGCTCAAGGCCGCCGTGGCCGCCTGTACCAAGCAGGTCTCCAACGGCAAGTACGCGCACGACGCCGGTGGTGCCCGCACCGTCCCGGTCTGCGCCACCCGCACCGCCGTGCACTGGCGGGCCGATCTGGACATCGACTGCGACGGGCAGCGCACCGCCAAGTGCAACCCCAGCACCGATCCCTACTGGCAGAACGCCACCGCGTTCCCCCAGTCAGACGGCAAGCCGCTCAACGCCGAGACGTTGCCCTTCATCGTGTTGCCGTTGGCCAGCTCGACCTGGAACTACCGCAACTCCGGCATCACCGGCGGCACGGTCGCGGCCGCGGTCTACCGGGACAAGGTGGTCTACGGGGTGGTGGGGGACCTCGGGCCGAGCGCGATCATCGGTGAGGCCTCCTACCGGATGGCGCAGTTGCTGGGGATCAACCCGCATCCGAGTACCGGGGGAGTCAGTGGGGCCGTGGTCGACTTCGTGGTGTTCCCCGGGGTCAAGTCGGTGCCCATCCAGAACAACGCGACCGCGGTCCGCCTTGGTCAGCAGGCCGCGGCCGCGTTGGTCAGCTGATCTCCGGTAGTGCCGGGCCGAGCAGGTCGTCCGCGTCCACGATCTTGTAC contains:
- a CDS encoding integrase — encoded protein: MQPANPEYAQHVLARLTDFCQVDGVLWTRRLWDIGSILTLEELWESVSWQSRKVISGSAIDWQRHQLARLLGPDLGMGDKALRREMVQLLDSDTLTDPSPGHRRLRELIDHARDGYLDRWADRVAEGAQVKPERLARTLAAHLLDLGYTAQFLGTQWLSGLRSKNTHTEAIIASAAGLARIPPRNFHVLLLLNSIPNRSSAENTPDWLNNSEVINWLKREGHSTSGVRAQGGFLYRISAQDHHGAADKARQLFERIVARSRFSRRYRGQVTASPTLWVSGHPEPLPLVGPARHADVLSLAHQGQLYDVARPRNPVDDALELASPVNQTGAPGTALAGAWAAIESLLCHPGDPIPAGERSGKAVAADRLAAIVACSWPRAELTTLVRRHGRKDEMDELSERRDVCTTSRAQALVLFDEITRNGVANLRFHGRTRHGDQVAAQRLAACVAEPKRVVGELTAAVRITLRRLYRARNIVLHGGSTSSVTLDATLRTAAPLLGAGLDRIAHAYFGEGLGPLELAARAELAKTLVGENTGLTLVDLLRKRGAAAA
- a CDS encoding CapA family protein codes for the protein MRGPLTAALAAATLVLTACGSDAAPPPGPTTAAPTSSAAQAAAPPPRAFTIAATGDVLIHPALTTQATSDGNGTRDYTKLFAGVKTAISGADLAICHLEVPIAAPGGPFKGYPSFNAPPEVVTALKATGYDTCSTASNHTLDQGLDGVKRTLDALDAAGLKHTGSARTAPEAAKPVIYEVNGVKVGHISHTFGFNGLKLPADKPWLSNQISAESVLKAARATKAAGAEVVLASLHWGIEYRHDPTTEQKQLAAKLLDDPAIDLIIGHHAHVVQPIAKVAGKWVAYGLGNHIAKHEEPRGVTEEGVLARFRFAQSNSGWQVTADYLPTLVDLGPPIRLRTLKPGENEAAKRIDRIVRSAGITPADLPVGS
- a CDS encoding glycoside hydrolase family 75 protein, which gives rise to MRTALLALAAVLALIPAAPAHAATTAAPPTAAQLKAAVAACTKQVSNGKYAHDAGGARTVPVCATRTAVHWRADLDIDCDGQRTAKCNPSTDPYWQNATAFPQSDGKPLNAETLPFIVLPLASSTWNYRNSGITGGTVAAAVYRDKVVYGVVGDLGPSAIIGEASYRMAQLLGINPHPSTGGVSGAVVDFVVFPGVKSVPIQNNATAVRLGQQAAAALVS
- a CDS encoding PaaX family transcriptional regulator C-terminal domain-containing protein, with translation MQVTTRLLVHALIRVDGTVGADELYRVAELFGMSEQQVRLCVKRLVTEGRFTHEGRGRKAVLHAAADTLRELAPELDFLQLAYRQDTGLAPWDGRWHLAAFAVPESARPARDALRECLRHLGGAPLQGGLYVCANAWEPYLREAAAELGVPDALTLCTTTDLCRGGLTDPVELAAALWPQEEIAEGYRVLSRIAEPRLARLTGTTALSPDELLVIAIELAAELTRVMEPDPLLPLELLPRPWPGTRARELFARCWTALREGEAGGTPPILFRRYAGASFPPAGPPG
- a CDS encoding alpha/beta hydrolase family protein — encoded protein: MGVKVLITVLVVALGLGGLLLWQHSYDLHEQQVTIEQDGHRLHGVLARPRDGRQRHGLVVHLHGDGPVEATHDGDYRPIWEANAKAGYATLSWHKPGVAGAPGNWLDQSMDDRATEALVAIAWARARPDIDADRIGLWGASQAGWVLPKIAAQTRLRFVLAVSPAINWLQQGRHHLLATLRAEGATQTRIEAEITRSDTIRNLLTRQASHQEYVKAMGDDPNPLTPDHWRFITRNHTADATADLPALRGIPVLLTLAGHDRNVDTADTERAYRAALSEAGALTVRHYPDAAHSLVKDNIERSDLQLTLTALFAPRALFATGHLTDQQQFLHALG